The following are encoded together in the bacterium genome:
- a CDS encoding redoxin domain-containing protein: MPKKELKEGDKAPDFSLPDQEGNKVKLSDFAGKKNVVLYF, from the coding sequence ATGCCCAAGAAAGAGTTGAAAGAGGGCGACAAGGCCCCCGATTTCAGCCTCCCCGACCAGGAAGGCAACAAGGTCAAGCTCAGCGACTTCGCCGGCAAGAAGAACGTCGTCCTCTATTTCTA